The segment gagcacagagccaggagtcagtcctgagtattTCTAGGTGtagacaaggaaaaaaataacagttcaCTAATTTTGGTTTtaggtccacacctggcagtgctctggggaccctctgtgATACCAGACGctaaccagggtcggccacgtgcaaaggaaGTGCTTCAGCCCCGTCACTTTTGTGTTGTTCTtggaccacagtgctcagggcttattcctggtgttACTCGGGGGACACTATGGAGTGCCCGGGATTGCACCTAGGCTGGCTGTGAGCGAGGCAAAAACCCTCCTGTCCTACTGTGCCAGCTCCAAAGATGACCTTTGATTTTACTCAGCAAGGGGGGGTTATACCAGCGGGAGGGTCACTCCCCATGGAGctcaggaggtgccagggattgaacatagggTCCTCATCTACAAAACCTGCTGGGGACAGAACGCAGGCCCCAGACATTGCAGGGCAACTGTTGCAGATTGAGCCCTAATCCCAGGGTgcctgatttttcttatttttttttctggggggaacgaggcacatctggtggtgtacaggggtgattcctgggtttgcagtcaggaatcactcctggtggcgctgagAGGCGATATGGGCTGTCTGGAAAGGACCCAGGGCGGGcacgtgtgcaaggtaagcaccttacccgctgttcaatctctctggcccccctctGCCACCTCTGATTTGCTTTCTGGTCTGGGGGCCgcccctggcagtactctgaAGCTCCTTCTGGTGTGGGGACCAAGGACCTGGGATTGAAAACGGGAACTCAACCGCCACGCCTGTGGTCTATCCACGCGTGTGCTTCTgcatgttgggccacacctggcagagctcggggcaCCATCTACAGCTCTGAGCATTGAGGCTGCCGGGGTCATTCTCTTGCACAGCCAACACCTTTACCTCTATACTCTTTGTTTGTGGTTTCcaggtcacatccggcagtgctcagggcttgctcctggctctgcactgagggatcacccCCGAGTtggaggtacttggggggccctcctatgggatgtcggggatcgaacctgggccggcggcatgcatggcaagcaccttcccagctgtcctagtgctctggcccctaggAATATGTCTAGAAATGTCAAGAATGGGGTGAAGGGTGGCGAGGGGTGTTGTCGGGGGGTTGTAGGGCATGGGTGCTGTTTCCGTGTCCCCAGTGGGTTTGCTGTTGCTCCTTCCAGAAGGCTGAACCCGCTGCCTCCTTGGCTGTCCGAGGCCGACACCATCATGGCAGAATACAGGCTCCGAGCTCTGCTGGGGCCAGGGTCCCAAGGGACGTGCGCCCGCTCGGCCCCACAGTGCAGCCAGGAACCCACGGAAGGCCGCTCCTGTTCCCCTCCTTCGGCAGCCCCCACCCCGTTCCGCCAAGGTGGGGCCCCTTCCCGAGGGCCATGCCCCCAAATCACTCCAGAGTGCTGACCAGTGAGCTGAGAGGCCTGTGGACTGTGCCTCAGTATCCCCTGGGGGGCCCGTCCCCTGGGAATGGGGTCCAGGccctttttttatgggggggaggggaaggagggaccaCAGAGCACAGTGGCCTCTGGGGGCAGTGTGAGGCAGGGTGTGAAGATACAGGTAAACCCCTGGCCGCAATCAAATGGTTGCACGAGACACCCCCAGTTCCCTTCCGACGTCCCGCCCCCGAACCAAGCACTGCTGTGTCCCCCTccagatggtgctgggggtgggggcaggcgaaGGTGGGGGGACTTGTACCAGGTGGCTGTGACATGGCtgggagggaagggacagagcGGGGGATTCCCCGCTCAGGCGCTGAGTTGGCTCCTGCCGACTCCAACGTGGCACAGAGGCCACTGCCCACTGGGTCTGCAGGAGCTGGACACTCAGCACCCCCTCACTCCCCGTCTGGGGCTCCCAGGACAGGTGACCGCAGCGCCAGCAGGGCCTGAGAAGGTCCAGGTGAGGCAGGTTTCAGAGAGagctttattgggggggggggtgttcaaaCAGCCATTTCCAGCCCAGCGGGTCCCTCCTGCCGGCGTGACGGGGGGCTCAGCCGGACGCAGCACCTGTGGGGAACAAGGCCAGGTGGGCCGGGCCCCAAGGGGACAGCCAcacacccacccccgcccacccacaCGCCCCAGGCCGGACCCACACTTACCAGGATGCGGGTGCGTGGAGGGCCACGCGCCTTAACTGTCCTTCTTGAACTTGCCGTTGATGTAGGGGACCCAGTCGAGGATCAGACGCCAATCGGTGGCCCACACCAGCCCCACGGCACCCACGGCGCCCCACATCCCCGCtgtggggaccctgtggggggaCAGTAGGTGGGGCATCAAGCCTTGCTTGCGACTCAGccggaatgtttttttttttgcattttggggtcacacccagtgatgctcaggggtcacccctggctcatgcactcaggaattactcctggcagtgctcaggggaccctatgggatgctgggaatcgaacccagttcggccgcgtgcaaggcaagtgccctacccgctgtgctatcactccagccccctcggctggaatattattattttattttaattaattaatttatttatttgtttgctttttgggtcacaaccagcgatgctcaggggtcactcctggctcatgcactcaggaattacccctggtcgtgctcaggggaccatatgggatgctgggaatcgaacccgggtcggccgcgtgcaaggcaaacgccctatccgctgtgctatcactccagcccctattttattttattttattttattcccctttttgggccacaactggcggggcccaggggaccctatgggatgtggggaatcaagcccaggtcagccacacgcaaggtaggtgccctccccgctgtgccgccggcccccctcccccagctgcagTGTGCACCGAGTCTGGGACACACCGGAAGTAACCTTGCTGTCACTCCGCTCCCGGCACCCTGGTGTcttctgcttctcccagaagaatCCGAACCCCCGGGGTGCAGGCTTGTGGCCTGCACATCCCCCCGCTCCTGGGACAGCCACAGGACCAAGGGGGTCCGGGCAGCAGCCCCCCACGCCGTTCAGGATAGCGCCaggctcccccttcccctccccccatctgctGCTGCCCCCATAAGCGGGGCGCAGGCCCCAGGCACGGCACGTCCTCTGACCCCCTCGGAGTTGAGGGGTCACACTCAGGTGATCAAGAAACGGACCTCCCCTTAGTCCTTCTGGGGGGAACCCCACACTGCCCTGGGAACCGCCGGGAGGGCTGGCCGATCCCCCAACCCATGAGGCAGACCACTCAGCAGGCGCCCCCTTTGGCGGCACCCCAACTCCTATCTGCAGAAGCCACGAGACCAGGCCTGTCCCACGGCTCAATCCGGGGGCCAAGGATGTCTCAGGGGAGGGCAGGACTTGGGATTTAATTCTGGCccacacaggtggtgctcagggggtcctgcagtgcaggggagcaaacccagggccccccccctgcacactcagtcctttgagccactCTTGGGCACACTGCTTGCCTTTCTCACAGAACTCTTGGGAAGGGAGGTCTGGGGGGTGGTCTGGGAGTACCCCGATGGGCAGAGTGTGGGGTTATAAGATGCCACCCCATGGCGCTCCCTGGAGAGACCCCCCCCCAACCCGGCTCTGTCTCTGCACCCCCACTCAGTCCTGCTGTGGGCAGCGCTCCAAAGCACCCCGGGACCCACTGAAAAGCGCTGTTGAGGGGGGGGTCACCCCTGCCAagccagagagggaaggagaaagcataGGGGCCACCAGCACTGCCATTCTTGAGCAAAGAGGCCGGgcagtacaatggggagggcacttgctttgcaaggggcagacctgggttcaatcactggcacctgATGAGGTCTCCTGGGATTCatcaggagtgaaacctgagcacagtgccaggagtaagtcctgagcatttctaGTACTGCAGGAAGTGGCCCAAAtcctcccctttaaaaaaaacccaaaaagcaataaataaataaaataaaataaaaaacccaccggggctggagcgataacacagcaggtagggcgtttgccttgcacactgctgacccaggttcgattcccagcatcccatatggtcccctgagcaccgccaggagtaattcctgagtgcagagccaggagtaacccctgtgcatcgccaggtgtgacccaaaaagaaaaaaaaaatctcgctgcagcaatagtccagtgggtaaggtgtttgccttgtacgtggccaacccaggttcaatccccggcatcccaaatggtcccccgagcactaccaagagAGATCCCCAAGTGaagaggtaggagtaacccctgagcatcgctgagtgtgatccttccccaaatcaaacaaccagggggaaaaaaaaatgggggcagagtgatacagtgggtagggctggccttgcacatgccgaagtggggtggggggtgttagagtgctggcatcccatatggttcccagagtcgTCCCACCATGCGtaaccccagaacactgccaggtgtggcctaaaaacaaaccaaaaaaaaaaaaaaaaaatccaacccctgagcaaagaactaAGAATCAGGAACATCCaaccctgggcagggccaggtgtgacctggcctcaacacctccccccaaaaaactgcATAAACGACAGTGGGTGGACAGTGACCTCTGCGACCAGGGTAGATCCTGGGCTGATGGAAGATGCTGGTGCTTCTCAGCCCAAACCCAGTGGGGGCCTttcagtgtcccccacccccacccccgctgcacCACGCCCTGCAACAGTTCCCTGTAGGTCCCCGCTGCCCCACGACCACAGTGCTCTGTCCACTGCTCCCGTGGACACCACTGCCACATGCATGCCTGCTCCTGGGGGCACCAGGTCACCCCGATTGCACCTACTGCTCATGCGTGGTCACCGGAGTCCTAGCTTCTTATCACCGGACTCACCCCAATATCCCCGACCTTCCACGGAGCGTTTTCCCAATattgttcttattttcctttgtgtgtgggggtcacgcccggcagtgctcagggctgactccggctctgcactctgggatcactccttggagaggctcaggggaccccagatGGGGTGGGTGtcgggaaccgaacccgggtcagagcAAGGCGAGTACCTTTCCCCAcgaactatcgctccagtcctccaacAGCGTTCACACCCCACGTGGGGGTCGCGTCACATCTTAGCCACCCACCAGGTAGGGTCACCTACACCCCACCGGATTCTCACGTGAGGTTACCTCCTCTCCTGCCTTCCCTGAGGGTTCGCCCCGACTCTGCCCGTCTCCGATGTGGGGCTACCCCAATCCCGGGCACCCCTGATACGGTGCCAGCCCCCAACCCCGTCGACCTTCCACGTGGGGTCGCGCCAAATCCACGTCCCATCCCGTGCGGACACGCCAAACCGCTCGACCGCCTGGCCCCTCATTGCCCTGGCTCAGAAAGTGCCAACGCGGGCGGTGTCCTCACCAGTTCTTAGCAAGCTGGGCGTACCGCGGCCCCAAAAACCTGGTGATCATCGCGGCGCCCGTCCGCAGCTCAGGGTGACCCCCGCCGTCCCGGCCGCACTGCGCAGGCGCGCGGGCCGCAGCGCGCAGGCGCGCGAGGAGGCCCCGCCCCAACccgctccgccccgcccctcggGGCCTGCGCGCGCAGACCTGGAAGTTAGTACCGGTCATTTCCGGAAGTCCTTCCTGGAGGCGGACGGGAGTGGGCGTGGCCCGGGAAGGCGGGATCTGCTTCAAGACTAGGGCGGTCCGGGCGGCTCCCAATTGCTGTCCTGGAGCGTTAAGGgtttggtggttttttgtttttttttttgcggggggaatttggccacacccagcgatgctcagggatcactcctcgcggACTCtgagccatatggggtgtcaagagatggaatcctggcagattgcatgcaaggcaagcgccttccctgctctACTATGACCTCGGGCtcccctaatttatttatttttttaatttttactttttttgggtcacacccggcaatacacaggggttactcctggctcatgcactcaggaattacccctggcggtgctcaggggaccatatgggatgctgggaattgaaacccggtcggccgcgtacaaggcaaacgccctacccgctgtgttattgctccagcccctcccctaattttgttttgtttgtgccacatctgcagatgctcaggggttactcctgaacgtgcactcaggaatcactcttggcagtgctcggatatgggatgctggggatcaaacccaagttggtcgctgtactacctctccctCTCCGCCCTCCCggttcccctctcccccagtcATTTTTGAATGGTAGTAAAGTCCTCCATAACCATaaaggtccccataaccatgccactggactccgtgccaggctattttcactcggggcgccccagaggggggcaggtgacagccctctctgctccaagggacccagtcccagcagctgacctccactgcccaatcaccaccacgctccaggccgctttccacaggcTCGGACCCAGAGCCctacacatgagtgaacatattccaggACCACACGGCTGCATCATAGAgggaaacaaatatatatgcctctcagagagcccacatggcagaccctggcaagctccccgtgtcatattcgatattccaaaaatagtaacaataacaggtctcattcccctgaacctgaaagaagccgccaatcgttgggaaagacgagtaaggagaggctgctaaaatctcagggctgggatgaatggagacattactggcgcccgttcaagtaaattgatgacagtgatagagtcaAGTCCTTGTAATATAACGCACcctcgggactggagcgatagaacagctgggaaggagcttgccttacatgcggctgacctgggttcgatccttggcaccccatgtggttccccaagcactgccagaagtgaaccctaaatgcagaaccaggaaaagtccttgagcaatactgggtgtagccccaaccaCCTCCCACCAAAATCAAGGTCTAGTGCCTTGAACATTGCCACTTGCCACCTCTTAAGCAGGAAACCATGGTAGTCCCCAATctccctggtggtggtggtggtgccccTAAAATTTAAAGTGTcagtctctgtgttcaggagctcTGTGGAAACTAAGCACTTGCCCATgacttgatctccagcaccccaaagggtCAGCAGGTTCAGCCAGGAGTGGGGCCTGACCGGAGCTAgaggtaaggcctgagcactgctagctatGGCCCAACATCGCCTGTTAAAAAGTTGCTTTTCtggggcacagcggggagggcatttgacttgcatgcagctgagccaggttcgattcccagcatcccatatggtccctcgagtaacccctgtgcatcgccgggtgtgacccaaaaagcaaaaataataataataataattaaaaataaaaagttgcttTTCTGTTGGTAGTATGGAGGTTACTGCACGAGACTGATGCTGGTTcaatacggtccccagagcaccagggccaggagtaagccctgagctccacgcaaatttaaaaaataaacaaaaactgctTTTCTGGTATGTGGCAGAGTGCAGTTTGATCCCCGGGGATCCGTAGCACTTCACGGCGCCAACAGCCCAAAAGCCTTACACTGACTCATGGGCCAGGTCAGCAGTCACGAGTCGTCTCCAGGGGCACCCCCAAGCTCAATGTGTAAAGTTCCCAGGGAGCAAGACGGCTGAGTAATGGTTGGAATCCCCCACAAGTGTATGAGGGGTagagggtaagtaagatagagaagggaccaatgtcacaaaaatagttggaaataatcacgttggacaagaactgaatgctggaaGTAaagggatatgtgtgtgtgtgtgtgtgtgtaacttttcagtatttgtactgcaaaccacaatgcccaaaagaggggagggggagagagagagaaagagagagagagagagagagagagagaggcacaggcTGTGGGGTGAAGGATAACGGGGAGGGGTGTgtggaactggggacactggtattggtgctgggaaatgcacacacTAGCGTTGTATAATGgatgtgttggaacactgaaaccTAATCAATCACGAACAGCATTgaaaggatctatctcacagtgattcaataaaaaatattacaaaaaaaaccttgtaaagtccccccccaaaaaaaaaattttgctttccTTGTTCCTTTTGGcaagggtggtggggagggggcagggggccgggcacTGCCaccggtgctcaggaattaatactcctggccgtgctctggggaccatatgggatgccagggatcgaactcaggtccgctgcttggcaaagcaaatgccctaccctctgcattaTTACTCAGACATGAGAAATATGCTTTTGAAAATAGGCTTCCCAGGGATGGGGGTTCACCAGCAACCCTCCATCCTCCACACGACAGTTCTGCTCTCAGGGCCCCTCCAGCCTGAACTTGTAAGACCACCCAGGAGAGAAGGCGCTTATCCCGCAGggagctgacctgggtcccatcTCCACATTGGGCACCCCCCGCACCCTCCAGCACTGTtgggagggtcccctgagcacagagccaggagagccctgagcagcccccctccccacggaCCATACACATAAAGGAAAACCGAGGCAGGTTCCCTGGAGACCAGCCCAGCGGAGCTGGGGTAGTCAGGGCTGTACCCTCTGCCGGCCGGATTGGCCTTAGGGAACGGAACCCAGGAGCTTTAGGCACGAGGTGGACCTGCATGGGTCCGGACCCAGGTGTCACGTGCCTGCAGGAGAACAGGGCAGAGAATCCCAAGCACCAGGTGAGGTGTCACCACCCTCGGCTGTCCCCTCGGAGAAAAGTGAACTTCAGCCAGAAAGCAAGCAGGTCCAGGGTTTGGTTTTGGGCACGGAGTGCAACCCCTAGACACAGGCCCCACCTCCAGGAGCAGGCCCGCCTCCTGATTGGCCAGGCCTTCCGAttggccccacccccactgtctccTGATTGGCTCCTTCTATGGACCTTTTCAAGTCCTGTTTTCTGCAGCGCTCAAACCGGCAGGGTAATGGACAGGGGTGGGCCTCAAGCAAGTCCTTACAATCAATAAAGGGGTTCCTGGGGCGGATCCCTGGCTCAGAACCCCCATGCCAGGAACACTGGTTGCCTCCCAGGTCCTCTGCTTTCAAGGGAAGGAAGGGCTGTGTGAGGGTCCGTAGGGCGCCGTCTGGGCCAGCAGAGAGAGGGAACTTTAAGGTGTAGGGGGGATCCCTGCAGGGGCCGGCCGGACCCAAGCCAGCAGCAACCCAGCTGACTCGGGCACAGGGCTCCCCCCACAGTCCAGCTATGGCTCAGGCACCCCGGGCCTACAGgcaactctttttttattttgctttttgggtcacacccaatgatgctcaggggttactcctggctctgcactcaggaattactccaggcggtgctggggggaccatatgggagggcgaggatcgaacccgggacaaCCACgtgcagggaaaatgccctacccgctgtcctactgCTCCGGCCTACCCCTCCATGGAATTTGACTCAAAAGATCCGGCTGTTCGTCCTGAGGACGAACAGGAGGAAGAACGAGACGGGAGGCTTTTATATAAAAAACAATTGTTgcttacaaaacaaaacatatggcagagaaagctttttaaaaaagagacagagagagagatcgaaGGAAGGCAACGTCCTTGCTACTTCTcctacgttaaaaaaaaaaagaaagaaaaaagaaatcccacttctaactctttccttctcttccttaaGGAAAATACTCGGCTGAGGCACAAGGTTGGTGCTGCTGGCCGCTGGCCAGCGCGCACGGCGTCTCCGCGCGGGCGGGGGCCCGGCTCTCGCGCGCACGCGCGGGGAtttaaggcattttctttttcttcttctctcatttcggaccaaaaaaaaacaaaatgtatttttgagTTGCTTTCccggtttataaaaaaaaaaaagttttttttttaattaaaaaaaataataaaggaggtTGAATAGCTCCTTTCAGGCTGGGGCCCTTATCCGGGTGGGGTGCCCTGGAAGCCCCCTCCGGGCCAGTGCCAGGCGGAGCTGGACGCGtctctctgtccgtctgtccatccgcccgcccgcccgcggggaggccctgggcctgggctgcGGGGCCGAGGTCGGGGTGGCTGGTCCCGCTGGGGCGACCTTCACATGTGCCCGGCGGGGTTATGGGCCTCCCCCAGGCCCGGGTGCGCAGCCGACAGCACCATCTGGGGGTCTCCGACCACGCTGGACACTTTCTCCTCCTCCCGACGCTTCAGGCAGGCGGCTTTGGGGTTCAGGTTCCGCTctaggggagaggggagagcacTGTGGGAGCGGCTGGGCGGCGCGGCccgggtgcggggctgggggcggcgggggcgtggCGGGGGAGCCCCGCGGGGCGCCGGGCCTACCTCGCACCTGCTGCTCCAGGCCCAGGATGACCTGCACGGCCTGCTGCAGGATGAGCAGTTTGGTCTGCGCTTTGTCCGACTTGAGGTGCAGCTGGCACATGCGCCCCAGCTCCCGGAAGGCCTCGTTAATGTCACGCACGCGCACCCGCTCGCGGGCGTTATTGGCCATGCGCCTCTCCCGGTCCCTCAGGTCTTTCTCCTCCAGGGACAGCGCCTCCTCCGGACTGCTGCGCAGAGCCGCGCACGTGTTAGTTGGCGGCCTGGGCTGCGCCTGCGTGCGCAGGGGCCCCGCGTgtgtggggtgcagagggctTGCGTGCGTGCGTGGGGCGGAGCGGGGTCTGCACGGAGAGGGGGTGGTGTGGGGCCCGTGGGTGTATGTGGGGGTGCAGTGTCACTGCGTATGCATGCAGCTGCAGGGTCTGTGGGTGTATACGGGGGTGGAGGATCAGCGGGTATATATGGGGTTGAAGGGTCTGGGGGGTCTATGTGGGGGTACAAGGTCTGTGGGTATATATGGGGGTGAGGGCCTGTGGGTATATATGGGGGGGTGGGCCTGTGGGTGTATATGAGGGTCTGTGGGTACATATGGGGATCAGGGTATATAGGGGTGGAGGGCTTGTGGGTTACGTAGGGGTGCATGGCCTGTGGGTGTATTTGGGGGTGAGGACATGTGGGTGTCCATGGGGATGAGGGTCTGTGGGTACATGTGGGGGCGCACGGTCTGTGGGTGTACATGGGGGTGAGGGTCTGTGGGGGTGAAGGTCTGTGGGGGTGAAGgtctgtgggggtggagggcctgTGTTGTATGTGGGGGTGCGGGGCCTGTGGGTGTATTTGGGGGTGAGGACATGTGGGTGTATAtggggtgggggtctgtgggggtgcAGGTTCTGTGGGAATACGGGGCTGAGTGGCCAGTGAGACCCTGAGGACTCGCCGTAAGCCCCTGCCCCCACGAGCACGCCCGGGAACCCTGGGTGCGGGGCTGGCTGGGGAGCACGTGGGTCCCAGCTCTGGGGAGGCTTCAGGGTACCCCAGTCTGCCTGTGCCAGCGCAAGGTGCGGGTGAGAGGCTCCGACGGCCCGGGCCTGTCCCTCGAGGGTCCCTGTACCCAAGAACGACCTCCCTGTCGGCGGGAACCCTGCCTGGCACGACACGGGACCCTCACCTGACTCAGAGGCCGGCCGCCAGCGTGCAGCACGCCCAGCCCCCAGGCCTCCACCCGGGAGCACCAGGCTCCCGAGCTGAGAGGCCCAAGCCCCCATGCCCCCTACCCCCCGGCCTAGCTAGCTGATGACTGGGACAGCCCCAGCCAGGCGgctggcccccccacccctggggtccTAGCCGGGCCCTGGAGCCCAG is part of the Sorex araneus isolate mSorAra2 chromosome 2, mSorAra2.pri, whole genome shotgun sequence genome and harbors:
- the LOC101539972 gene encoding cytochrome b-c1 complex subunit 10, giving the protein MITRFLGPRYAQLAKNWVPTAGMWGAVGAVGLVWATDWRLILDWVPYINGKFKKDS